A single region of the Streptomyces sp. AM 4-1-1 genome encodes:
- a CDS encoding dihydrolipoamide acetyltransferase family protein, which produces MTTMTETSARFREFKMPDVGEGLTEAEILKWYVQPGDTVTDGQVVCEVETAKAAVELPIPFDGAVHELRFPEGTTVDVGQVIIVVDVAPGSGPAEPEPAAADPVQEPVAEAEPEAPKGRTPVLVGYGVAESSTKRRARKGAEAPAAAATAAVQGELNGHGSGEVPASRPLAKPPVRKLAKDLGIDLTTVTPTGPDGVITREDVHAAATPAPAATPAPEAAPQPVRESAPTSDEAPPVAPGARETRIPVKGVRKAIAQAMVGSAFTAPHVTEFVTVDVTRTMKLVAELKEDKDMAGVRVNPLLLIAKALLVAIKRNPDVNSAWDEANQEIVRKHYVNLGIAAATPRGLIVPNIKDAHDKTLPQLAEALGELVSTAREGRTSPAAMAGGTVTITNVGVFGVDTGTPILNPGESAILAVGAIKLQPWVHKGKVKPRQVTTLALSFDHRLVDGELGSKVLADVAAILEQPKRLITWA; this is translated from the coding sequence GTGACAACGATGACCGAGACGTCTGCTCGCTTCCGTGAGTTCAAGATGCCCGACGTGGGCGAGGGCCTGACCGAGGCCGAGATCCTCAAGTGGTACGTACAGCCGGGCGACACCGTCACCGACGGCCAGGTCGTCTGCGAGGTCGAGACGGCCAAGGCGGCGGTGGAGCTGCCGATCCCGTTCGACGGGGCGGTGCACGAACTGCGCTTCCCCGAGGGCACGACGGTGGACGTCGGCCAGGTGATCATCGTGGTGGACGTGGCGCCGGGCAGCGGCCCCGCGGAGCCGGAGCCCGCCGCGGCCGACCCGGTCCAGGAGCCGGTCGCCGAGGCCGAACCGGAGGCGCCCAAGGGCCGCACCCCGGTGCTCGTCGGCTACGGCGTCGCCGAGTCCTCCACCAAGCGCCGGGCCCGCAAGGGCGCCGAGGCCCCGGCAGCGGCGGCGACCGCCGCCGTGCAGGGCGAGCTGAACGGCCACGGCAGTGGCGAGGTCCCGGCGAGCCGCCCGCTGGCCAAGCCGCCGGTCCGCAAGCTGGCCAAGGACCTGGGCATCGACCTGACGACGGTCACCCCGACCGGCCCCGACGGCGTCATCACCCGCGAGGACGTCCACGCGGCGGCGACCCCCGCACCGGCCGCGACGCCGGCTCCCGAAGCGGCACCGCAGCCCGTACGGGAGTCCGCGCCCACGTCCGACGAGGCGCCGCCCGTCGCACCGGGCGCCCGGGAGACCCGTATCCCCGTCAAGGGAGTACGGAAGGCCATCGCCCAGGCGATGGTCGGCAGCGCCTTCACCGCGCCGCACGTCACCGAGTTCGTCACCGTGGACGTGACGCGCACGATGAAGCTGGTCGCGGAGCTGAAGGAGGACAAGGACATGGCGGGGGTGCGGGTCAACCCGCTCCTGCTCATCGCCAAGGCCCTGCTGGTCGCCATCAAGCGAAACCCGGACGTCAACTCCGCCTGGGACGAGGCCAACCAGGAGATCGTGCGCAAGCACTACGTCAACCTGGGCATCGCCGCGGCCACCCCGCGCGGTCTGATCGTGCCGAACATCAAGGACGCGCACGACAAGACCCTGCCGCAACTCGCCGAGGCACTGGGCGAGTTGGTTTCCACGGCTCGCGAGGGCAGGACGTCCCCGGCGGCGATGGCGGGCGGCACGGTGACCATCACCAACGTCGGCGTCTTCGGCGTCGACACCGGCACCCCGATCCTCAACCCGGGCGAGTCCGCGATCCTCGCGGTCGGCGCGATCAAGCTCCAGCCGTGGGTGCACAAGGGCAAGGTGAAGCCCCGTCAGGTCACCACGCTGGCCCTGTCGTTCGACCACCGTCTGGTCGACGGCGAGCTGGGCTCCAAGGTCCTGGCGGACGTCGCCGCGATCCTGGAACAGCCGAAGAGGCTGATCACCTGGGCGTGA